A part of Actinobaculum sp. 313 genomic DNA contains:
- the glpK gene encoding glycerol kinase GlpK yields the protein MSDTERKYVLAIDQGTTSSRTILFNHAGQVVSSGQLEHEQIFPHAGWVEHDPVEIWGNVRETVGMALAQASANHHDIAAVGITNQRETTIIWDRNTGEPVYNAIVWQDTRSQDIVDRLAADGGLDRFHEIVGETLSTYASITKIMWILENVEGVRERAERGELAFGTPDTWLIWNMTGGVNGGVHVTDVTNASRTMLMDLRTLSWRDDICEIAGIPMSLLPEIRSSSEIYGYGRQEGLLPGKPIAGDLGDQQAATFGQACFQPGMAKNTYGTGCFMLLNTGTEPQLSKNGLITTVCYKIGDQAPVYALEGSIAVTGSLVQWLRDNLGIITSSSEIEALAETVDDNGGMYFVPAFSGLFAPHWRSDARGAIVGMTRYNTKAHLARAALEATAFQTREVLDAMEADSGAKLEQLRVDGGMTANKLLMQFQADILNTDVVLPVVAETTALGAAYAAGIAVGFWEGEDDVIANWEEATRWSPQMDDGEREHQLHQWNKAVARTLDWID from the coding sequence ATGAGCGACACCGAACGCAAGTACGTTCTCGCGATCGATCAAGGCACCACATCAAGCCGAACGATCTTGTTCAATCACGCCGGGCAGGTCGTTTCCAGCGGCCAGTTGGAACACGAGCAAATCTTCCCCCACGCCGGCTGGGTGGAGCACGACCCGGTCGAAATCTGGGGAAATGTGCGCGAAACGGTTGGCATGGCCTTGGCACAGGCCTCCGCCAACCACCACGACATCGCAGCAGTTGGCATCACGAATCAGCGCGAAACCACCATTATCTGGGATCGAAATACGGGCGAACCCGTATACAACGCCATCGTCTGGCAGGACACCCGGTCACAGGACATCGTTGACCGACTGGCGGCCGACGGCGGGCTGGATCGCTTCCACGAGATCGTGGGCGAGACTCTGTCCACCTATGCCTCTATCACCAAGATCATGTGGATCTTGGAGAACGTGGAGGGAGTGCGCGAGCGTGCTGAACGCGGCGAGCTGGCCTTCGGCACCCCGGACACCTGGTTGATCTGGAATATGACCGGAGGCGTCAACGGCGGTGTTCACGTCACTGATGTCACCAATGCATCCCGAACTATGCTGATGGACCTGCGCACGCTGAGCTGGCGTGACGATATCTGCGAAATCGCCGGCATTCCCATGTCGCTGCTGCCGGAAATCCGGTCCTCCTCCGAGATTTACGGCTACGGCAGGCAAGAAGGTCTCCTGCCGGGCAAGCCGATCGCAGGTGACCTGGGCGACCAGCAAGCCGCAACCTTCGGGCAGGCCTGTTTCCAGCCCGGCATGGCGAAGAACACCTATGGCACCGGCTGCTTCATGCTGCTGAATACCGGTACGGAGCCACAGCTCTCCAAGAACGGCCTCATTACAACCGTCTGCTACAAGATCGGCGATCAGGCCCCGGTATATGCCCTCGAAGGCTCGATTGCTGTAACCGGTTCACTGGTGCAATGGCTGCGTGACAACCTCGGTATCATCACGTCGTCGTCGGAGATTGAGGCACTGGCCGAGACCGTCGATGACAACGGCGGCATGTACTTCGTCCCCGCATTCTCCGGTCTATTCGCACCGCACTGGCGCAGCGATGCGCGTGGCGCGATTGTCGGAATGACGCGATACAACACCAAGGCACACCTGGCACGCGCGGCACTGGAAGCCACAGCCTTCCAGACGCGTGAGGTGCTGGACGCCATGGAAGCCGATTCCGGGGCGAAGCTCGAGCAACTGCGCGTTGACGGTGGCATGACCGCCAACAAACTGCTGATGCAGTTCCAGGCGGATATCCTCAATACCGACGTCGTTCTGCCCGTCGTGGCGGAAACCACCGCTCTCGGCGCGGCGTACGCCGCCGGCATCGCCGTCGGATTCTGGGAGGGCGAGGACGACGTCATCGCCAACTGGGAGGAGGCCACGCGCTGGAGTCCGCAAATGGACGACGGCGAGCGTGAGCATCAACTCCATCAGTGGAATAAGGCGGTAGCCAGGACACTGGACTGGATCGACTAA
- a CDS encoding L-lactate permease, protein MLLAASFTPSTTAVGSSLVLSALLGLLPLVVFFVMLGVFKVPTHKCAIGSLAVALLIAMLGFHMPVGLSVLSATQGAAFGLFPILYIVIMAVWIYNLTETSGRSEDVRAVFSVVGKGDMRVQALLIGFCFCGLLEGLAGFGAPVAIACAMLLALGLPPIKAAIVTMVGNALNVGFGAMAIPVTTAAQLGGSPADIVGATMGRITPFLLCWLPILLLGILDGMRGIRQAWPAALVAGLGMAAGHFVASNFLSYQLAAVFASLISFALVAILLRFWQPTTPEEQHSSTEAEGGLSASRVTLGLMPYWLVVLIFGIVKLWNIGVDIPAWLSSTDIAIKWPGLYGNLLTGSGEVSASAIFNLQWLSSPGTMLLLTGLIVSIAYGATSSGGRFTYSFGRGIRTLSNTIYNLRLTILTIMAVMALAYVMNFSGQTVAIGTWLAATGGAFAFLSPLLGWIGTAVTGSATSAGALFANLQSTAAAQAHLSPQLLLAANEIGGGIGKIVSPQNLAIAATAIKEPGSESTLLRKSAPFSILLIVLLGIIIFLASRGVLGFVIVS, encoded by the coding sequence ATGCTACTAGCCGCCTCTTTCACCCCATCAACCACGGCGGTGGGGTCCAGTCTCGTCCTCAGCGCACTACTCGGTCTGCTGCCGCTTGTGGTGTTCTTCGTCATGCTAGGCGTTTTCAAAGTCCCAACTCACAAATGTGCCATCGGCTCCTTAGCGGTGGCGTTACTCATTGCCATGCTCGGCTTCCACATGCCGGTTGGACTGTCAGTACTGTCCGCCACGCAGGGGGCAGCGTTCGGCCTCTTCCCCATCTTGTACATCGTCATTATGGCGGTGTGGATCTACAACCTGACCGAAACATCAGGGAGATCAGAGGACGTCCGCGCCGTTTTCTCCGTGGTTGGCAAAGGCGATATGAGAGTACAGGCTCTTCTCATCGGCTTCTGCTTCTGCGGTCTGCTCGAGGGTCTAGCAGGCTTCGGCGCCCCGGTTGCGATTGCCTGCGCCATGCTCCTCGCGCTCGGCCTTCCGCCCATCAAGGCAGCAATTGTCACCATGGTGGGAAATGCCCTGAACGTCGGCTTCGGCGCCATGGCTATTCCCGTCACCACCGCCGCCCAGCTGGGTGGCTCGCCCGCCGATATTGTCGGTGCCACCATGGGTCGGATCACCCCGTTCCTGCTGTGCTGGCTGCCCATCCTACTTCTGGGCATCCTTGACGGGATGCGCGGTATCCGCCAGGCCTGGCCCGCAGCACTGGTCGCCGGCCTCGGAATGGCCGCCGGTCACTTCGTCGCCTCCAATTTCCTCTCCTACCAACTCGCAGCTGTATTCGCCTCGCTCATTTCTTTCGCTCTCGTAGCCATTCTGTTGCGCTTCTGGCAGCCGACCACCCCCGAAGAGCAGCACTCGTCGACCGAGGCGGAAGGCGGACTATCGGCGTCCCGTGTAACACTCGGCCTCATGCCCTACTGGCTGGTGGTACTAATCTTCGGTATCGTCAAACTGTGGAACATCGGTGTGGACATCCCCGCCTGGCTCTCCTCTACCGACATCGCCATCAAATGGCCCGGCCTATACGGCAACCTGCTGACCGGTTCCGGTGAGGTGTCCGCCTCCGCCATCTTCAACCTGCAATGGCTCTCCTCCCCGGGCACCATGCTCCTACTCACCGGACTGATCGTCTCCATCGCCTATGGAGCGACGTCATCGGGCGGTCGCTTCACATACTCCTTCGGTCGTGGCATTCGCACGCTGAGCAACACGATTTACAACCTGCGCCTGACGATCCTGACCATTATGGCTGTGATGGCTCTTGCCTACGTCATGAACTTCTCCGGGCAGACGGTTGCCATCGGCACCTGGCTGGCGGCCACCGGCGGCGCCTTCGCCTTCCTCTCCCCGCTGCTGGGATGGATCGGCACCGCAGTCACCGGGTCCGCGACGTCGGCCGGTGCGCTCTTCGCCAACCTTCAGTCCACCGCCGCTGCACAAGCACATCTCAGCCCACAGCTGCTGCTGGCAGCCAACGAGATCGGTGGTGGCATCGGCAAGATCGTCAGCCCACAGAACCTTGCCATCGCGGCAACGGCAATCAAAGAGCCCGGGTCAGAGTCAACCTTGCTACGCAAGTCGGCGCCATTCTCAATACTGCTCATCGTATTGTTGGGCATCATCATCTTCCTCGCCTCGCGCGGGGTTCTAGGATTCGTCATCGTGAGTTAA